The proteins below are encoded in one region of Polynucleobacter sp. AP-Nino-20-G2:
- a CDS encoding spermidine synthase: MTELAMSMEPVTFSESGGVRYLHFGSELIQGAMRIRDPDEIYLEYNQQMMAWLLFLETKPGMRVAQLGLGTGALTKFTHRYCPAVKSTVVELNPSVIVSARSMFFTPDDDRRLETLQTDAKTFVQNSKYHHQFDAVQVDLYDAICDGPAASSLEFYKGCYNILKSPGVLTVNLFSRHKSFEVNLNNICEAFDNRVLLFPESHDCNVVAIAFKGPILDVEWKEVSKRAKLIMEKTGLPTNTWASGLNRENAHQETGLCI, translated from the coding sequence GTGACTGAATTAGCAATGTCAATGGAGCCCGTTACTTTTTCGGAGAGTGGCGGCGTTCGTTATCTGCACTTTGGTAGCGAACTCATTCAAGGGGCTATGCGTATTCGAGATCCGGATGAAATTTATCTGGAGTACAACCAGCAAATGATGGCTTGGCTACTTTTTCTAGAAACGAAGCCTGGCATGCGCGTTGCACAGCTAGGCCTAGGTACTGGCGCCTTAACCAAATTTACTCATCGCTATTGCCCAGCTGTGAAATCTACCGTTGTAGAACTGAATCCATCGGTAATTGTTTCCGCACGTAGCATGTTCTTCACGCCAGATGATGATCGTCGACTGGAAACGCTTCAAACAGATGCTAAGACTTTTGTTCAGAACTCTAAGTATCATCATCAATTCGATGCAGTGCAAGTCGATCTTTATGATGCGATTTGCGATGGCCCGGCAGCTAGCTCTTTGGAATTCTATAAAGGCTGCTACAACATTCTCAAGTCCCCGGGCGTCTTAACGGTGAATCTGTTTTCGCGTCACAAAAGCTTTGAGGTCAATCTCAATAATATTTGTGAGGCATTTGATAATAGGGTGTTGCTCTTTCCGGAATCTCACGACTGCAATGTTGTAGCTATTGCATTTAAGGGCCCCATTTTGGACGTTGAATGGAAAGAGGTTTCCAAGCGAGCCAAATTGATTATGGAAAAAACTGGCTTACCAACAAATACATGGGCATCTGGCTTAAACCGTGAGAATGCCCATCAAGAAACTGGGCTCTGCATCTAG